Sequence from the Janthinobacterium lividum genome:
AGCACATTCGACTTGAACGTGTTGTGCAAGCCCACCAGCACGTTCTCCGTGGCCGTCATCTCGCCAAACAGCTGCACGTTCTGGAAGGTGCGCGCCACGCCGCCCAGGGCGATCTCGGACGGCGTGCGGCCGGAGATCACGGCGCCGGCAAATTCCACCTTGCCCGCCGTCGGCTTGTAGATCCCCGTCAGCACGTTCATCATCGTGCTCTTGCCCGAGCCGTTCGGCCCGATCAAGCCGTGCACGGAACCTTGCGTGACGTTCAAGTCCACCTGGTTCAGGGCTTTCAGGCCGCCGAACTGCATCAGGGCCTGGTCCACGCGCAGCAGGGTCGCGCCCTGTTGGCCGCCCTGGGCGTGGTCAAACGGTGCCACGCCGTGCGAAGCGACGGCTTGCACATGGCGCCGGCCCTTGCCGATAAAGCTCATCAGGAAGCCGACGATGCCGTCCTGCAGGTAGTACACGACAAATAAGGTCATCAGGCCGAAGATGGTCAAACGCCAGTCGACCATGTTTTCCAGCTTGTACGAATACGCAGCCAGGCCGATGGTGGCCAACAGGGGTACGAGCACGCCGCGCACGGTGGAGCGCTTCTTTGCCAGCATGAAGGCGGAACCGATCACGCCCAGCACGGCGGCGGCCACGGCGATCTTGCGGAACAATTCGATGTCCGACAGCAGGCTGGGCAGCATGACGACGATCAGGGCGCCGATCAGGGCGCCGGAACGCGTCTTGCGCCCGCCCATGATGACGGCCAGCAGGAACAATATCGTCAGCTCGAAGTTGTAGGTATTGGGCGAGATGTATTCTTCCGAATACGCGTACAGGCTGCCGGCCAGGCCCGCGAAACCGGCGCTGATGACGAAGGCATATACCTTGTAGCGGTACACGGAGACGCCCATGCAGTCCGAGGCGATGGGGCTGTCGCGCAAGGCTTCGAACGCGCGGCCCAGGTTTGATTTCAGGATGCGGTGCACCACCACCAGCGAGATCACCAGCAGCGCGGCGACCATGTAGTAGTACTCCACTTCTGTCAGTTTGTGGCCGAACAGGACGGGCTTGTGGATCTTGATGCCCATCGGCCCTTCCGTCAGGAAGCTCATTTCATTGATCAGGATTTGCACGATGGTGCCGAAGGCCAGGGTCACCATGGCCAGGTAGGGCCCCGTCACGCGCAGGGCCGGCAAGGCCAGGATGGCGCCGAAGACGGCCGCGCCCAGGATGCTGGCGGGGATGGCCAGCCAGAACGGCGCGCCCAGCTTGAACACCAGCACGCCCGTGGCGTACGAGCCGATGCCGAACAGGCCCGCGTGGCCCAGCGACACCTGCCCCGTGTAGCCGACGACGATATCGAGACCGAACAGCAGGATGGCATAGATCAATATGGTCTCGGCCAGGTGGATGTAATATGGGTTCGGAATGACGATGGGGAACAGCGCGAGCACGGCCAGGCCCGCCGCGCTCAATGCCAGCATGGTGATTTTCTTGTTCATGTCGTCCTCAGACTTTCTTGATCGCGGCTTTGCCGAACAGGCCGGACGGCTTGATGGCCAGTACCAGCAGCAGGAGCAGCAGGCCGGGCACTTCCTTGTAGCCGGTGGAGATGTAATAGCCGGTGGTGGTCTCGGCGATGCCCAGTATCAGCCCTCCGACGATGGCGCCCACGCCCGACGTCAAGCCGCCGATGATGGCCACGGCAAAGGCTTTCAAGCCCAGCGACGCGCCCATGGTGGCCCCCGTCAGTGTCAGCGGCGCCACCAGCACGCCGGCAAAGGCGGCCGTGGCCGACGACAGTGCGTAGGAAAACGTGATGACCATGCCCGTGTTGATGCCCATCAGGCCGGCCGCATCGCGGTCGTTGGCTGTCGCCACGACGGCCTTGCCGTAGATCGATTTGCGGTTGAACACTTCGACGGCCAGCATGATCGCCAGCGCGCCGACGATGACGGCCACCTGCATCTGCTGCACGTTGGCGCCAAACACCTGGAACGGCGCGGCCGATAGCGGCGACGGGAACATCAGGTCATCCTTGCCCCAGATATTTTCCGCCACATTCTTGAAGATGATGGCCAGCGCGATGGTCGACATGATCCAGCCGAATTCGGACTTGATCTTGATGGCGGGCCGCACGCCTATCCATTCGACGAACACGCCCTGCAAGGCGCCGAAGACGATGACGATGGGGATCATCAGCAGATAGCTCATGTACGGCCCGCCGTGGATGGTGCCCACCAGGGAGAGGCCCACGAGCGCGCCCAGCATCAGGGATTCGCCCTGGCCGAAATTGAGGGTGCCGGAAGTGGCAAAGGTCAGCTGGTAGCCGAAGGCGATGACGGCATAGATCATGCCCAGCGCGATGCCGCTGAAGACGAGCTGCAGGAAGATTTCCATGATATTCCCCGGAAGACGAAAGATGAAAAAATGGCCAGTCCTGATTCCTCAAGGCTGGCCACTGCGCGGCGAATGTCTGCCAGGCTTATTTCGCGAGGACGACTTTGCCGTCCTTGACTTCACCGAAGACTGTCAGGTCGGCCGTGATCGCCTCATGGTTGGTTTTGCTGAACGGCTTGTTGTAGGTGGTGACGGCGCCTTCCACTTTTTCATTCAGGTTTTCCAGCGCGGCGCGTACTTTCGGACCATCCGTGCCGCCTGCCTGCTTGAAGGCCGCGGCCAGCAGGTAGATGGAATCGTAGCCTTGCGCGGCCGAGACAGCCGACGGCATGCGTCCGCCCGATGGCTTGTAGGCGGCCACGTAGGCATCGATGAAGGCCTTGCGCTTCGGCGTGCTGGCATCCTGGATGAAGGTTTGCGGCATGCGCGTGCCATTGCCGTTCTTGCCCGCGTTGTCGATGAAGTTACCCATGGCCAGGGTCCAGCTGCCGATCAGCGGCACTTTCCAGCCCAGTTTCTCCATGCCGTTGGCGATCTGCGCCAGTTCCGGACCGATGCCGTAGGTCAGCACGACTTCCGCGCCCGCCTGCTTGGCTTTCAGCAGCTGGGCCGTCATGTCGACGTCCTTGATGTTGTATTTTTCCACAACGACGGGCTTGATACCCTTCTTGTCGAGTGCCTTTTCCAGGTCTTCGCGGCCCAGCTGTCCGTAGTTGGTGGAGTCGGCCAGGATCGCCACTTTCTTGAACTTGCGGTTCTCGACCGCCTCATGCACGATCATGCCGGACTGGATGGTGTCATTGGCCGCATTGCGGAAAATGTAGTTTTCCGGCTGGTCGGCGAACTGCTTGGTGACGATGGAGCCCGTCGCCACATTGTTCATGACGGGAATTTTCGCTTCCTGATAGAAGCGCTGCGAAGCCAGGGCCACGCCCGTGTTGATGTAGCCGACGGTGGCGGCAACCTTTTCCTTGTTGATGAGCTCCTGCGCGATCTGCACGCCGCGTTCATTCTTCGCTTCATCATCGCGCTCGATCAGCAGCAGGGAACGGCCCAGTACGCCGCCCTTGGCATTGATCTCAGCAACAGCCAGCTTGACGCCGTCGCGCATCGACACGCCCATTGGCGCGGAACCGCCCGTAAACGGACCGGACACACCGATCTTGATGGGGTCGGCTGCGACTGCCGCCTGCGAGAAACCCAAAACCAAACTTGCCACGAGCAATTTCTGTTTCAAATTCATTGTCATCTCCTCTGATACAACGTTTTTAATGCCACTTATTTTTATAGTCGTACGCTGGATAACCGCCCCATCGATAAATCATTGTAGGTGAGTAAACATGCACCAGCAACAACTACATATGACGCGTCGCAACATGCGGAAAAGCCGCAATTGCAGGCCAGTTGTCAGTCTTTTGTAAGGAAAATATGACGCAAATTGACACAGGTGCTACACGTTGACACACGGTGCATATGTCTGACCTGCGTCAAAAGTATGGCGATGCAATGGTGATATGGTCATTGAACCAGGGTCAACCGGCCATGGCGGCAATCCCTTCCCTACCATGGAGACCCTATGCGCCAGCCCATGACAAGCATCTGCGCCTGCCTGCTGATCGCCGGCATGAGTAGCGCCTGCAAGAACTTCACGCCGGTCGACAAGTTCGCGGGACAGACGGTGGCGATAACGGAAGTATTCAAACCCATGCTGACGCACTCCATGAGCAGTTGCACCAATAATGTACGGCGCAACAGCATCATCACCGACCGCCCCTACGTTGCGCAGGAAACGGAACAGGACATGCTCCGGCGCTGCAAGGACTATGCGGCGCAATTGGCGGGTACAGCCGAACTGAACGATGTATTGAAGCGCTACGCGGAAGTACTTGCCGCGCTGGCCAACGACAAGCTGGCGAACTACAAGGATGAGATCGGCGCCCTTGGCGGTTCGCTGGGCGCCTTGCAGCAGTCGGGCGGCATGGCGCCGGTGCTCGACGCCGACCAGCTGGACAAAGTCACGCGCCTGAGCGTACTGATCAGCCAGATCGTCACGCAGCAAAGACAGCAGTCGGGAATCAACGAACTGCTGGCGCGCGAGGACGATATTTATATCATCAGCAATGCGCTGAAAAAATATGCGCAGCAAAACTACCAGGCCAATCTGCACGACGAGAGCCTGACGCTGGCATCCCTGAATCGCTCGCTCGACAACGCCGCCGGCAGGGAACCCGTGACCAGCAACTATCTGAAGGCCAAGCTCTACCTGGATGGGCGGCAATTGCAGGAGCGTGGCAAGGTCATCGAGGCCTATCTTGCCGCCATGACCGAATTGCAAAACAGTCTCAGCACCTTGCGCGCCAAGCCCATGCAAGACCCGGCAGTGGAGCGTCAACTGGACACTTTTGCCAGGCAAGTCGATACCCTGCAAAAGCAGGCCGCCAATTATTCACCATCCCCTTGGTAGGAGCCGGACATGGGCAACGCTATCGCACTCGATGAAAAACAAACCACGGAAATCGCCGACAAGCTGGCACAGGCCTCGAACCAGGTACTGGAGCTGCGCATCGCGCTGACCGACCGCACGCCGCCAACGCCGTCAGCCGTGCTGCATGATCTCAAGCAATATGAAAGCCACCTGGATCAGATGGTGTCTTTTTTCCGCGCCCACGGCATCTACCTGATCAACCAGGGTGCGCAGCAGGCATTGGCCAATGTGAACACAGCCATCGACCAAGGCAGGAAAACCGTGGCCGACATCGGGCACACGCACGCGGCCATCAAGGCAGCGGCAGGCCTGCTGGACTTGGCTGCCGCCCTGCTGTCGCGCAACCCGCTGGCCATTGCCGAGGCTGCGAATAGCCTGCGGGCCTGACCTGGCGGACAATCACGGCTCTTCCGCCCTGTGCCCCATCGCGTGCATCGCCATCTTCAGGTACAGGAAGGACTGCTCCTCATTGTGCGCATAGCCCATGCGGCCCTCCGCCAGGGCGACGGACTTCTGCTGCAGCGCTTCCGGGTATTCGAGGTCGCAGGCAGCGTCGAGCCAGTAGCGCGCCCTGGCTTCGTCGCTGTCCTGCAGCAGGTTCGCCACGATGAACATGGCCGGCGCCACGCCGCGTTGCGCGGCCAGTTCCAGCCAGCGCAACGCGGCGGCACTGTCCTGCGGGCCGCCCATACCGTTCTTGTGCATCAAGCCCAGGTAGTATGCGGCAGGCCCGCTGCCCTGCACCGCCGCCTGTTCGAACAGGGCGCGCGCCTGCGGCTGGGTCGCCTCGCCCGCGCGCATCAAGACCTTGGCCTGGGCCGTGGCATCGGGCGCCGCGGCTGCCACGGGGGACGCCAGCGCGGCGGCCAGCAGCAAATTTACCAGCGTCATTTCGACAAATCGAGCTGGTACAGCGCAAAGCCCTTGCCCGCACCATCATCAGGCTTCAGCTGCGTGACGTTATCGATGCCGGCCGCTTTCGCCAGCTCGATCACGTTCGGCGCCGAATGGAAGACCACCGGGCCTTGCGTGGCAATCTTGGCAAAGCGCCAGCTGCGCGCCGAGCCGTTTTTCGCGCGCGTCAGGTTTTTCTGCTGCGTGACATAGGCGATCAGCAGTTCGCGGTTGTTGTCGGGCGAGGCCACCACCGTCTTGCTGCCATCGAGGCCAGGGAAATTGCCGCCACCGCTGGCGCGGTAGTTATTCGTCGCAATCAAAAATTCCTGGCTGGCTTCCACCGGTTTTCCCTGGTACGTCAGGCCCTGGATGCGCTGGCCCGGCGGCTGCGTGACGTCGATCTGGTAGCGCACGTCAGCGCTGGTGATGGCGTCGAAGTTGTAGCTCGGATGGGCCGTGTTGACCAGTTCCTGCGCTTCCAGCTTGTTCGGATCGATGGTGTTGAAGCGCTGCGCCGACTGTTCCAGCCAGGCTTTCAGCTCCGCGCCATTCATCTTCACGCCGTACAGCGCGTTCGGATACAAATACAGGTCGGCCGCGTTGTTCAGCGCCACATTGCCCGTCTTGACGTCCGTGTAGTCGGACACGCCGGCCGAGCCGCTCTTGAACGGGGACGACATCGACAGCACCGGCAGGTCGGCATACTGCGGCAAGTTCGCCTTGACGTAGGCGGCCAGATAGCCCGCCTGCGCCTGGTTCACCACTTCGATGGCGCTGACGTCGCCCACGTCGGCAAAATACGTCGACATGCGGAAGTCCGTGGCGCCGACGGGCGTCTGCACGTAGGCAATCGTCGCTGCGTGTTCTTCCGCCACCAGCCTGGCGATGGCCGGGTCAGGCTGGACGTAGCTCTTGTCCGCGTTCTGGATGCCGCGCGCTTCCACCGTGGTGGCGCTCTTGTCGACGACCCACTGCTTGCCGTCGTGGCGCAGGCGCAAACCGATCACGCCCAGATGCTTGCCCCACAAATTGGCCATCACGGTGGGCACGCCATTGACCAGGCCCTTGACCTTGTCGACGCCGGGCAGATTGAACTGCGGCACCGTGCTGGCCGCGTTCGGGAACAGCTGGTGCGAGTGGCCGATCAGCATGGCGTCCACGCCCGGCACTTGCGACAGGTAGTAATTGCCGTTTTCCATGGTCGGCGAATACGGGCTGCTATCCAAGCCGCCGTGCGAAATGGCCACCACCAGCTCGGCGCCCTTGGCGCGCATCTCGGGAATGAATTTTTCCGCCGTCTCGCGCACGCCCTGCGTATAGACGCGGCCTTCGAGCCAGCGCTTGTCCCAGGCCATGATGGTGGGCGGCGCAAAGCTGATGATGCCGACCTTCACGCTGCTCGTGATTGGCTGCCCATCGGGGCCGGTGGCCGTGATCTGCTTGGCGATGATGTGGTATGGCGCAAACAGGGGCTTGCCCGTCTTGACGCTGTAGACGTTGGCCAGCACTTGCGGGAACGCGGGACCGGCACAGCGCGGCTTGCCGGCGTCGACGCTGTCGACGTCGAATTGATTGCCCGTCACCTGGCTCAAAAACGCCAGGCCGTAGTTGAATTCGTGGTTGCCGATGCCGCCGCCATCGACCTTCAGCAGATTCATGGCCTTGTAGATCGCCAGGGTCTGGTCGCAGGCCAGCGGTTTCACGAGGGCCTGGTAGTCGGCCAGGGCCGTGCCCTGGATGGTGTCGCCGTTGTCGAGCAGAAGATTGTTCGGGAACTGCGCGCGCGCCTGCGCGATCAGTGCCGCCGTGCGTTCCAGGCCGATCGAGGGTTCCGCCTGCAGCTTGTAGTAATCATAACTGAGCACATTCGCGTGCAAGTCCGTCGTCTCCAGCAGGGCCAGGGTGGCGCTGCTGCCCACAGGCGCGGCGGCCGGCGGCTGGGCGGGTCCGTGGGCGGCTGGCGGCAAGGCGCCACAGCCGGCCAGCAGCAGCGGTAACAGGGCGAGACGGGGAGATTGAAGCATGATGTATTCCTGTGGAAAGACAATATCGCCAGCATCATACGCAGCACGGTAGCCATCATCAAGGCAAAAATATTGTCGCAAATGCAGCAAAATCGTCATTTTATTGCCCCGTGCGGCAGCAATTGCGCCGCGGCGGCAGCGGAAACGCGCCGCGCTCGCGTATAATTCAAGGTTTGATTTCACCATAGAAGACCAGAACATTATGGAAGCCGAACGCATCAATATCATCTCCGCCCTGCTCAACGACCTGACGGTCCGCGAAGCCGAACTTCGGAGGTATCTTTGACTTCACTGTCAAGTCGGAGAAACTAGAGCAAGTCAACGAAGAACTGGAAGATCCAACCGTCTGGAACGATCCGAAGCGCGCCCAGGACCTCGGTAAAGAAAAGAAGGCGCTGGAAGCCATCGTCTTCACCCTGGCCAAGGCCGATGCCGACCTGCGCGACACCCGCGACCTGTTCGACATGGCCCGCGAAGAAGGCGACGACGACACGCTCGAAGCGATCGAGCAGGACGTGCAGGAAATCCGCAAGGTCATCGAAAGCATGGAATTCCGCCGGATGTTCAACAATCCGATGGACCCGAACAACTGCTTCATCGACATCCAGGCCGGTGCCGGCGGCACGGAAGCCCAGGACTGGGCCTCGATGCTGCTGCGCCAGTACCTGCGCTATTGCGAACGCAAGGGCTTCAAGGTCGAAATCCTGGAGCAGTCCGACGGCGAGGTCGCCGGCATCAAGACGGCCACCCTGAAGGTCGAGGGCGATCACGCCTATGGTTTCCTGCGCACGGAAACGGGTGTACACCGCCTGGTGCGCAAGTCGCCATTCGACTCGGCCAACGGACGCCACACCTCGTTTACGTCGCTGTTCGTGTATCCGGAAGTCGACGATTCGATCGAGATCGACGTCAACCCGGCCGATATCCGCGTCGATACCTACCGCGCGTCGGGTGCCGGCGGTCAGCACATCAACAAGACCGACTCCGCCGTCCGCATGACCCATGCGCCGACCGGCATCGTGGTGCAGTGCCAGAACGACCGTTCGCAGCACCGCAACCGCGCCGAAGCGATGGAAATGCTGAAAGCGAAACTGTACGAGCATGAACTGCGCAAGCGCATGAGCGAGCAGCAAAAGCTGGAAGACTCGAAGACGGACGTGGGCTGGGGTCACCAGATCCGCTCCTACGTGCTGGACCAGTCCCGCATCAAGGACTTGCGCACCGGTTTCGAGACGGGCAATACCAAGGGCGTGCTCGATGGCGACATCGACGACTTCATTTCCGCCTCGCTCAAGCAAGGCGTATAAGGATGAACGCATCCGCTCCGGCGCAGCGCGCCTTCCTGTTCGACATGGATGGCACGATTGTCGACAACATGGCCTTCCACACGAAATCGTGGCTGGCGTTCTTTGAACGCCACGGCCATGCGCTGGACGCGGACGTTTTTTTCCGCGACACGGCAGGACGGCAGGGACACGAAATCATCGCCAAGTACCTGGGCGAGGAAGCCGACCACGTCACCCTGCTGGCTGAAAAGGAAGTCGTCTACCGCGAACTGTATGGCCCGCACCTGGCCACGGTGCTTGGCTTCGACCGGCTGATCGCCAGCGCGCGCCAGGCTGGCGTGGGACTGGTGGTGGGCACGGCCGCGCCGGACGAGAACATCGCGTTCACGCTCGACGGCCTGGACCTGCGCCACCGCTTCGACGCCATCGTCGGCGCCGCCGACGTGGAACGGGGCAAGCCTCACCCGGACGTTTTCCTGAAAGGCGCGCTGCTGGCCGGCGCGCTGCCGCACAACTGCATCGTTTTTGAGGACGCGCCCCTGGGCGTGGAAGCGGCGCGCCGTGCCGGCATGCGGGTTGTGGTGCTCACCACCACCCTGCCGGCCGAAGCGTTTGCCGCCTTCGACAACGTCATTGCCATCGTGCCGGATTTCTCCTCGCTCGACGTCGACGCACTGTTTGCCAGCGTGGCGCCAGCGCTGGCACCACATCATCAATAATCACCAACGAAGAACACCATGACTACGGATATCCAAGAACAAGCCGCCGCCCCCGATGAAAACAAGATCATCGCCGAGCGCCGCGTCAAGCTGGCAGCACTGCGCGAACAAGGCGTCGCCTTCCCGAACGATTTCCGCCCCGAGCACAAGGCGGCAGATCTGCATGCACAATACGGCAGCAAGACGCGCGAAGAGCTGGAAGCCGAACCTGTCACCGTGGTGCTGGCCGGCCGCATGATGCTCAAGCGCGAAGCGGGCAAGAAAGCCGCTTTCGCCACCCTGCAGGACGCCTCCGGCCCGAAAGCCGACGGCCGCATCCAGATCTACGCCACGCTGGATCTCACCGGCGAAGCGGCCATGGCCGCCCTGCACCACTATGACCTGGGCGATATCCTGGGCGTGACGGGCACGCTGTTCAAGACCAAGACGGACGAACTGACCATCAAGGTCACGGAACTGCGTCTGATCACCAAGTCGCTGCGCCCGCTGCCGGACAAATTCCACGGCCTGGCCGACCAGGAAACGAAGTACCGCCAGCGCTATGTCGACCTGATCATGAACGAAGAGACGCGCCGCACCTTCAAGGCGCGCACCGCCGCCATCTCGTCGATCCGCCGCTTCATGGAAAAGAACGAGTTCATGGAAGTGGAAACGCCGATGCTGCACACGATCCCGGGCGGCGCGGCGGCAAAGCCGTTCATCACGCACCACAATGCGCTGGACATGCAAATGTTCCTGCGCATCGCGCCCGAGCTGTACCTGAAGCGCCTGGTCGTGGGCGGCTTCGACCGCGTGTTCGAGATCAACCGCAACTTCCGCAACGAAGGCGTGTCGATCCGTCACAACCCTGAATTCACGATGATGGAATTCTACGCGGCCTACACCGACTACAAATGGCTGATGGACTTCACGGAAGCCGTCATCCGCCAGGCAGCCATTGACGCGCACGGCACCGCCACCCTGACCTACGGCGGCCGCGAGCTGGACCTGGCCAAGCCGTTCCACCGCCTGACCATCGTCGAAGCGATCAACAAGTACGCGCCGGGCTACACGCCGGAGCAGTTGAACGATGCGGAATTCATCAAGGAAGAGCTGAAAAAATTCGGCGTCAAGCCGTTCGCCAC
This genomic interval carries:
- a CDS encoding ABC transporter permease subunit, which encodes MNKKITMLALSAAGLAVLALFPIVIPNPYYIHLAETILIYAILLFGLDIVVGYTGQVSLGHAGLFGIGSYATGVLVFKLGAPFWLAIPASILGAAVFGAILALPALRVTGPYLAMVTLAFGTIVQILINEMSFLTEGPMGIKIHKPVLFGHKLTEVEYYYMVAALLVISLVVVHRILKSNLGRAFEALRDSPIASDCMGVSVYRYKVYAFVISAGFAGLAGSLYAYSEEYISPNTYNFELTILFLLAVIMGGRKTRSGALIGALIVVMLPSLLSDIELFRKIAVAAAVLGVIGSAFMLAKKRSTVRGVLVPLLATIGLAAYSYKLENMVDWRLTIFGLMTLFVVYYLQDGIVGFLMSFIGKGRRHVQAVASHGVAPFDHAQGGQQGATLLRVDQALMQFGGLKALNQVDLNVTQGSVHGLIGPNGSGKSTMMNVLTGIYKPTAGKVEFAGAVISGRTPSEIALGGVARTFQNVQLFGEMTATENVLVGLHNTFKSNVLDVMLHTPRYKREETAARERAASILEFVGLADLANEEARNLPYGKQRLLEIGRALGLNPRLLLLDEPAAGLTAPDIKELMAIIRKIREHGITIILIEHHMDVVMALSDVVTVLDFGQKIAEGAPALVQSDPKVIEAYLGGSAETLAPAAH
- a CDS encoding branched-chain amino acid ABC transporter permease, with product MEIFLQLVFSGIALGMIYAVIAFGYQLTFATSGTLNFGQGESLMLGALVGLSLVGTIHGGPYMSYLLMIPIVIVFGALQGVFVEWIGVRPAIKIKSEFGWIMSTIALAIIFKNVAENIWGKDDLMFPSPLSAAPFQVFGANVQQMQVAVIVGALAIMLAVEVFNRKSIYGKAVVATANDRDAAGLMGINTGMVITFSYALSSATAAFAGVLVAPLTLTGATMGASLGLKAFAVAIIGGLTSGVGAIVGGLILGIAETTTGYYISTGYKEVPGLLLLLLVLAIKPSGLFGKAAIKKV
- a CDS encoding ABC transporter substrate-binding protein, producing MNLKQKLLVASLVLGFSQAAVAADPIKIGVSGPFTGGSAPMGVSMRDGVKLAVAEINAKGGVLGRSLLLIERDDEAKNERGVQIAQELINKEKVAATVGYINTGVALASQRFYQEAKIPVMNNVATGSIVTKQFADQPENYIFRNAANDTIQSGMIVHEAVENRKFKKVAILADSTNYGQLGREDLEKALDKKGIKPVVVEKYNIKDVDMTAQLLKAKQAGAEVVLTYGIGPELAQIANGMEKLGWKVPLIGSWTLAMGNFIDNAGKNGNGTRMPQTFIQDASTPKRKAFIDAYVAAYKPSGGRMPSAVSAAQGYDSIYLLAAAFKQAGGTDGPKVRAALENLNEKVEGAVTTYNKPFSKTNHEAITADLTVFGEVKDGKVVLAK
- a CDS encoding tetratricopeptide repeat protein; amino-acid sequence: MTLVNLLLAAALASPVAAAAPDATAQAKVLMRAGEATQPQARALFEQAAVQGSGPAAYYLGLMHKNGMGGPQDSAAALRWLELAAQRGVAPAMFIVANLLQDSDEARARYWLDAACDLEYPEALQQKSVALAEGRMGYAHNEEQSFLYLKMAMHAMGHRAEEP
- a CDS encoding bifunctional 2',3'-cyclic-nucleotide 2'-phosphodiesterase/3'-nucleotidase; this encodes MLQSPRLALLPLLLAGCGALPPAAHGPAQPPAAAPVGSSATLALLETTDLHANVLSYDYYKLQAEPSIGLERTAALIAQARAQFPNNLLLDNGDTIQGTALADYQALVKPLACDQTLAIYKAMNLLKVDGGGIGNHEFNYGLAFLSQVTGNQFDVDSVDAGKPRCAGPAFPQVLANVYSVKTGKPLFAPYHIIAKQITATGPDGQPITSSVKVGIISFAPPTIMAWDKRWLEGRVYTQGVRETAEKFIPEMRAKGAELVVAISHGGLDSSPYSPTMENGNYYLSQVPGVDAMLIGHSHQLFPNAASTVPQFNLPGVDKVKGLVNGVPTVMANLWGKHLGVIGLRLRHDGKQWVVDKSATTVEARGIQNADKSYVQPDPAIARLVAEEHAATIAYVQTPVGATDFRMSTYFADVGDVSAIEVVNQAQAGYLAAYVKANLPQYADLPVLSMSSPFKSGSAGVSDYTDVKTGNVALNNAADLYLYPNALYGVKMNGAELKAWLEQSAQRFNTIDPNKLEAQELVNTAHPSYNFDAITSADVRYQIDVTQPPGQRIQGLTYQGKPVEASQEFLIATNNYRASGGGNFPGLDGSKTVVASPDNNRELLIAYVTQQKNLTRAKNGSARSWRFAKIATQGPVVFHSAPNVIELAKAAGIDNVTQLKPDDGAGKGFALYQLDLSK
- the prfB gene encoding peptide chain release factor 2 (programmed frameshift), with amino-acid sequence MEAERINIISALLNDLTVREAELRRYLDFTVKSEKLEQVNEELEDPTVWNDPKRAQDLGKEKKALEAIVFTLAKADADLRDTRDLFDMAREEGDDDTLEAIEQDVQEIRKVIESMEFRRMFNNPMDPNNCFIDIQAGAGGTEAQDWASMLLRQYLRYCERKGFKVEILEQSDGEVAGIKTATLKVEGDHAYGFLRTETGVHRLVRKSPFDSANGRHTSFTSLFVYPEVDDSIEIDVNPADIRVDTYRASGAGGQHINKTDSAVRMTHAPTGIVVQCQNDRSQHRNRAEAMEMLKAKLYEHELRKRMSEQQKLEDSKTDVGWGHQIRSYVLDQSRIKDLRTGFETGNTKGVLDGDIDDFISASLKQGV
- a CDS encoding HAD family hydrolase produces the protein MNASAPAQRAFLFDMDGTIVDNMAFHTKSWLAFFERHGHALDADVFFRDTAGRQGHEIIAKYLGEEADHVTLLAEKEVVYRELYGPHLATVLGFDRLIASARQAGVGLVVGTAAPDENIAFTLDGLDLRHRFDAIVGAADVERGKPHPDVFLKGALLAGALPHNCIVFEDAPLGVEAARRAGMRVVVLTTTLPAEAFAAFDNVIAIVPDFSSLDVDALFASVAPALAPHHQ
- the lysS gene encoding lysine--tRNA ligase, with the protein product MTTDIQEQAAAPDENKIIAERRVKLAALREQGVAFPNDFRPEHKAADLHAQYGSKTREELEAEPVTVVLAGRMMLKREAGKKAAFATLQDASGPKADGRIQIYATLDLTGEAAMAALHHYDLGDILGVTGTLFKTKTDELTIKVTELRLITKSLRPLPDKFHGLADQETKYRQRYVDLIMNEETRRTFKARTAAISSIRRFMEKNEFMEVETPMLHTIPGGAAAKPFITHHNALDMQMFLRIAPELYLKRLVVGGFDRVFEINRNFRNEGVSIRHNPEFTMMEFYAAYTDYKWLMDFTEAVIRQAAIDAHGTATLTYGGRELDLAKPFHRLTIVEAINKYAPGYTPEQLNDAEFIKEELKKFGVKPFATAGLGALQLALFEETAEAQLWEPTYIIDYPVEVSPLARASDTVAGITERFELFMVGREIANGFSELNDAEDQSARFLAQVAAKDAGDEEAMFYDADYIRALEYGMPPAGGCGIGIDRLMMIITDSPNIRDVLLFPHLRREE